The genomic segment CAGGCAGGACCGTCCCGAGACAGCCGTCGACCGGGCTGGTGGGCGTCTTCGGGAATAATACGGATGACATTACGAGCCAGCCATTTGATGGTGAAGGGGAATTCCAGCGAGAATTGAAACGTCTGTATTCCACAGCTTTGTTGAACACAATTCGGATTGTTCTCCTAAGACATTCTATTTTCTATCATTTCTGAACAGGAGAACGTTGCTATGGACACGGTTTCAACTGTTAAATATTTTCTTAGTTATATTTTGTCAAATCATTACtattaaacatttattaaaaattattgtgaatgtattatttattgggaatatatttatgtattatttattcgGAAATGTATGAAGAAAAACACTTGAATGTTTCCTATATATTCAGTTTTTATTTGAAAATGACCCAAGGGATCAATCGTTTTTTAGAATGATTCTATCTACAGcacaaagagagaggcagagcaaaTTTGAGTGCTGGTCTCTTGTGGCTTTTTACTACCCAGCCATCTGGCTACAGCAACAGCACCAACCCtaggcacacagacaaacgtgGAGGAGGGTTTGTTATTGGGGAGCGCCCCCCACTGGAATGGAGCTGAAAATACTGAAAGAGCCAGATACAGGCAGAAAATTGTATTTTCTAAACCAAATACTACTCTGATACTGTGGGCCACTACAACATGCAATACTCAATACTTtgtttacatatattttttgtcaATAGCTAATTTCACTTAACTTTTACAAACCATGTGATCATCAAGATCAGAAAAACTGTCTGATACGAAGTTGGTGACATGTTCATGGTCATGGGTAGAAATGCGATGACCGTATCAGAATGAGATCAGGAAACCTCATTTACCACAAGGAAGCGATACCTCCCAGACTGTCTGAGTGTGTTCGTAGTCTAATAGTACGGAAACAGAACAGAAGGGTGCTCAAAGGAGAGCTGCGAAGGTGGACGACCACCGGTCGGGTAAGTACTTCTCCGATCTTACTTTGTTTAAAGTATGATGTTTTGGTGTGTATTTCCCTTAGTGTGCTCAAGTAACGGCCTTAGAGGTTATCGTGGTACCTTACCGATAAATCGACATATCTACAACCGTATGTATGCAGTGATAGTCAACCCATTCAGGAAGCTCTGGTGATGAATCGTCAATTTTCACAAAGTGCTACTCTTCTGAGAGTGCTGCGGGACACAGGGCTAGCCAGTTCCACAAATGTTCCACCTCATTTAATGAGGTAAAATAACCCAGTGCTTCGGTTCTCACAGAGCGATGGAGAACACGCGCCCCCCGAATCACATATCCCCATCagcctcgccgccgccgccgctcggCCTCTGCCCCAGCTCCGCCACCCTCATCGCCCTGCCCTGCCTCTACagcatcctcttcctcaccggGTTGCCCGGCAACACGGTGGCCCTGTGGGTGTTCCTGCGGCGCATCTCCGACCGCGCCCCCACCCAGGTGTACCTGAGCCACCTGAGCGCGTCCAACCTGCTGGTCTCCCTGACCGCGCCCTTTATGGCCGTGTACTACGTCCAGGCGGCCACCCGGCCCGCCGCCAGCCTCCTGTGTCAGCTGGTGCTGCACGGCGCCACGCCAATGCTCCACATCAACATCCAGCTCAGCGTAGGCCTCCTTACCTGGGTGGCCCTCAGCCGCCTGGCCGCCCTCACCCGGTGCACGCCCGGCCACTTTGCCCAGCGCTGGTGTCCTGCCTTCTTGGACCGTCTGAGGAGGGCTTCCTTTGCCCAGAgggtgtgcgtgggtgcgtgggtgCTGGTGGTCGGGGCCACCACTTTTGTGACCCTGTATTACTCCCTGACGGAGACCCGGAGCGGTCGCGGCCCGGAGCCCGGTCGGGGAGGAGGGGCGAACCACAGCCGTGTGTCAGGCgataaggaggaagaggaagttgcGCTGTGTTTCAGTCCAGCCACAGAGCTGGGTGGAGTTCTGTCCAAAGTCGGCCAAGTGATCACTATCACGCTGTTCTTTGCGTGTttcctgctggtgctgctgtgcTACGTGCTGCTGTTGGATCATGTCAGACGTGCGCGACGCAACATCCAAATGGCCTCCACCAAGGGCCTGCTTCGAAGGGTGTTCCGCAACATCATGGTCATCAAGGTGCTTGTAAATCAATGACGTTGCAGATAGAAAGAACGTGATTCTATCATCATTGAGGACATTATTACGatattattacaatattatcaaTATTTCTCAAGAAAGGAATAGATCAGATCTTTTCTCCAGCGCCAACCGTAAATAACTTTGAGTTTGTTTCTCACAGATGGTGCTAATCTTTTGCTTGCTACCGTACAATGTCTACAAGGCCATTTTCATCTCCCTGGTCATTGATCGAGGTCTTTATTCCTACAGCGCTAGTCAAAAGACCCAGCACTGCCATCCATTCTCCAGCCTTATTGAGGTAAACACATCGCGTGTCCTTTTAGCAATTCAATCTTCGTATTACAGGTACCGATGCACTATGGTTTTCATCCTTAttcatctttttatttatcttgCAGATCAAGAATCTCCTTCTACTTTTGGCCATCATGCGGGGATCCTTGGATCCTGTGATCTATTTCCTGTTGGACAAGAGTTTCCGGAAACAAACCCTTATTCTCCTGGGGCTAAGGACTCAGACCTCCACGCCCCAGGACGGGAGAGCTGCTCAGCTGCCTGGGCTGGCCGAGCTGGGTACAGACACTCCATCCGCAGACAACATGCTGTAAGCCTGTGAGTGCTTTATAAGCTTGTGGTTCTTCCCACTAGTCCATGGACATTTCTGTGCAAATGTAATGTATTTTTGGTAACAGTCGATTGTAACTTTTCTATGTTACATTTTACATGAATGAAGGCCTGTTATCTGTAGGGTTACATTACTGTGTCTGCCTGTATACATGCCTGTGTCTGcctgtatactgtatataagtTTGCCACGGACTTTGCGATCCATGAAAAtcattgtttttgtgtatgtttgagaAACTGATTCAATGCACGGGACCAAAATTGACCAAATaatagaaaatatgttttaaaaataTAGCATTTTCTTCTAACTTCAATACACACTGCAGAAAGCTTATCGTTTTGACTCAAAATCTATTTCTAAGGTGTGTACATGATCATATATTAACGTGTCTGAAAACACGACCGATTTAGCATAGTTCAAAACACCCAGTTCACATATATCTGTCAGAAGAACTAATGGAATTTGTATCTGTATTAGATGTCATTTTCTTGATTATTTTATGAATACACCGCTGCTAGATGGCCAAATCTTCAATTTTCCCCCACTGTTCAGCCTCATTACATGAGCAGATCTTCTGCAACATCAGAGCTCAAATCCACAGTTTGTCGAACGGCTATGCTTCTAAAACACTCAGTCATATGGAAAcaagaagagtgtgtgtgtgtgtgtgtgtgtgtgtgtgtgtgtgtgtgtgtgtgtgtgtgtgtgtgtgtgtgtgtgtgtgtgtgtgtgttggcctttTGATGTGTAGTGAGATACACGTGGAGTTGGGCTACATGTGGGCCCCTACATGACATGATGAGGCTCGTAGCGCTAGTATGGAAGAgaaaaggaaggaggagggaggtacAGCACATATCCTCCTCCAGCTGAATATTCTTAACTTATTCTGTGTTTTCAGCTGTAGGCGATCGAAAGGGAGAGCTGATACGCGGGTTATACTGTACATTCAGTGTGTTCCATGAAATCCATTGCAATAGTGAATTTTCATTCCGTCAGTATATCGATTGACTACTATTCCTTCAAGATGATTCAATGAGTCCATTGACCTTCCTGGCTGCCGAGCAGGATACAAATGACCGTCCACCCACGTGGCCCAGCCAGTTTCAGACTTTGAGGAAGTACAAACTACAGAAAAGAGGGGGCGAGGTTACTCTGCGCAACACCGCAAGGGGCAGAAGGTCATATGGCATTTCCTTACATTGTAGAAACAGCTGACATTCAAGTATCCAGGGGAAATAAGACCCATCCAGGGAAATAAGACCCTTCCAAGGCTCTCTATAAATCAAGCTATTCATATGGAGAATGTGACATTTGGTACACAGTTAGCCGTGACAAAAAGGATAgagcatgcacatgcacacacgcacgcacacgcacacaaggaaGGGATGCACAAAACAGACACGTCTTCTGCTGTTTGCTGAAGGTGCTAAAAGTCACCTTCATAATAGTCTGTGGATGATAAACATCAGGTTTTTATCAATACATACCTTACTGAATACATAGCGCCAGGACATTTATTCTAAACGTGTTTGCGTGTCTGCAAGTGTTTgtggtgctttgtgtgtgtgcattgtgtgtttgtgacgatTTATCAGAGTGCGAAGCCCTTAAGGGCCAAAGCTCACCGAATTTGAACCCAATCTTGTAtgcaataattattataataatgtatAGCAGCAGGTTATGTTAGAGTGCTTCGACACATAGATGTAGCGCTTTTAGAAATACATGCCTTTGACACACATCACAGCAACTATGGTTCGGAGTGAATTtagaatgtgtgcgtgtgtggtaggGATGCGagcgcacaaacacaatcacacattccGACACATGAGCATCTTTCGATAACAGATTGTAGTCTTCCGATGACAGATTGTAAAAAAAGGACCAGTCAGTCAAACTATAAAGCAGGGAGATGACTCAGTCGGTCTCTGGTGTTGCCGTTCTCTGCAAGAAGCCTCCGACAGCTCGTCCCCCAACGCAGGGCAGTGAGTCAAGGAGCCGAGCCCTCACAGTGTCAGGAAAGACGGTCGCGCCGCTGTTTTCGGTGGTATCAAGAGAATCTGGAATTCACTCTTGGAGGTGTCGGCATTTCAGCTCCGAAGGAGACACCTAAAGGCCGCCCAGTACCCCTCGAGTGGAGGACCTTGTTGTAAACGCAAGCGCCGACAATACGATTCTCTTCTCAGAGCCCACTTCGCCCGTTTCGCTCCTCCGGAGACAAATCTCGTGCACGCCGAGTATGTCTAGAATTCTCCGCAGCTtggatcattattattaattcgGTGCTATAACTATACAGGCCTCATTAAAAAAGGTAATGAAGGTTTAGAAGGAAGCGCAACGCGGTGATATTAGTCGGATGAGATTCACTTCACTATTTGATGGCTGATATTTATATTCAGTGCTGTTCTTTTACTTAATCGGCTCTCGATCATCTATTGAGATCAGGGAGCAGAAAAGGTGGAAAAGAACTGATGAACATCAAACTGAATTCATCACCGCAGATTTAATTATGCGTGTTCAGTCCGTctgaaacaaaccaaatatATGAATGTCTCTTAAACAAATCAAATTTGACAAGAGGCTATAATATACAATACTAAATAGGTTTCCAAAAGTGCATGAGTTGTGGTGCTATAGACTCAAGACAAGCATCAGGTAAAGACACACCTCAAGGGAGTCGCCTTGTTGTAATGTAGATGCAAATCCTAGCCGTGCTGGGCAGATGCACCGGGTCAAACCGAGACACGCCAAGCCAGCACATGTGATTGCAAAGGGGCCAAATCTGCCTTTTCCAGGCTGTTATTCTAAATGACAATCTGTTCTTGCCTGGATAggttaaatataaatacatatatgagagagagagagagataaagagaaagagagcaagagaataTTTAAAGCCAGTATATGTGTCAGCCAGTGTTGTTCTCCTGATAGTAAGGGTGTGGGTAGGAGTATGCGTCTtttgggttggagggggggaaaCGGCAAAGCCACGTGCGGGCCAAAGCTCACGCGTTGCCTTGCCCCCTGCAGAGAATGGTTTATAAATCCCATCTGATAAGAGCAGCGAGCCAGAGTTGAACAGCCACAACGGAGGTGAACCTCACCACCTCGCTCCAATGTCCCAGACGTCACAGGCATCACAGGGGCCTGCCCCGCTCAATCATGAGCACGCGTTCATTCGGCCAGGCATCATGACGCACGGTCACGTGTGCGTCACGTCAATACACTTTCCCTTACTGGATGTTGGTGTCGACAGCTCGGAGGATGCAAGGTTCGACGACATGAAAGAAAACCTTaattgaaaaaacaacaatcatAGAGTTTCCGATAATACATGAGATAagaccagcaccagcagcagcagcattacgCATGACACGTACATAAGAGGAGATTTAATTGCCAGgcgaaaaaaaacatgcaaatgCATTAATTCCATTTTTCCAAGTAATTGGCTTGTGCAGGTGCAACCTAGACAAGTGAAACTTCAGTTGTAGGTCAATTACTTGAGTGAGGGAGGTGGTAGAccgaggccccgtttacacgaagggaaaacgcagatattgccacgcggtttggcctctcatttacacgaaaacccTCTTTTTATCAACGAAAATGATTATTTCTAAATACTCCGGCCAATTTCTGATAGCGCCGGTTATGCGTTGTCGTGTCAACtgggagaaacagggttttCGGTTCTCAaccgtcacattatgcgccagaaAATGCTTAatggggacctattatgctttttcgacttttatgacctataaacgttgtaataatgattgatagacatgtttaaccatactaaagtctcaaataatgacgtacatgcatttggacgtattccctgctgacagtctggggtggctgtgcagagcgctaaacactcgggacaacgtttgcgattcacttgttcacatttccgggaaatcatctacgtagaggcactactgccgcgcccccatatgcctggtaaaatctgcccgcgcgcgcgcttcaaggaaggtaaccaatcacaacggagttgggttggcaggaggggggcgagggggcggcgaaggacgaaaccgagcgttgacagagaatgctgaaagcgcccagatgagaggaagagtttcccgaaaatctacatcgtattttgtgcatggttaaacatgactatcaatcattataacaacgtttataggtcataaaagtcgaaaaagcgtaataggtcccctttaacgtcatgtgagcgcccgctgtctTTCCACACGAACGAACCTTGCGCcatatagggggattatttgtttatcaacacggtggATGCGCCCGCAGAATGAACGCAAAAAGAAAATTAGTTTGACCGGTTttcatggttatctctgtgtggctaatttgcagttgcggtgttaattagcgatgttgtcagcttactgttacattaaactgtaatcagaaaacacgGTTATattatagaccctatagtaccTGTGGTTtcaaggctgggacgaatttcaaattatctaTATGTACagtttatgttgaaagtatagaccgtcgcgattcccattgaaaccaATGGCGCGGTgactattcttcaaaacgagagccggtaaattgtgaaaaatggaaTAAACTGTTGTTATGAAAGGAACAGGAAgtcgctcgtgttattcgttgttgttgattcagaggattctgattggcttgcatacAAGCTGACGTGAGGGGGAATTTAGCGATATGAGGCAGCAGCTGTAAAACCCCAGGTGTACGTGTGCCACGAAAGTCAGGCATGTATTCAGACTTTTACGGTCCATTTCCGTTCTTCACACGCTTTACCCCGAGAGTGTACTTTACCACTTATTGAAACCAGGAGAtcgcacccacagacacacacacacacacacacacacacacacacacacacacacacacacacacacacacacacacacacacacacacacacacacacacacacacacacacacacacacacacacactgtaactgtgtcacacatgtctgtgtgattaacaaaaatacctaaaacaaggagtataataatatcaaattCAATAATACAAAATTAGGTAACGTCACCATTTTCACCAGTATTTGTCCTTGATTAAAAGTTACATGATAAAAGGTAGGTTTCTTTAACCCAAGTTACCCTTGGACACTGAACTCACCCTGTCTTTTGTTGGCctaaaaaagagagaaagctgCATCCCCATATGTTTTTCTGACTGCAGTTTTGACGGATTAGAAGACACACTTTTGCCAACCTTAAGGCTCTAGCCAATACATATGGGGTTAGAGAGTAGGAAGCCCATTGTAGGCCCAGCATTAGTCTGGCTACTGCacgaccaagctcaatcgtagattgcacgttggtctggggaagctgctgacattttcttcagcacaagaggcgtgatcaacgggcctagttcaattgattctgtacgcgattggctgcttgccgccgCTTCCCAgtcatcattgtgttaaaccaaaGGGGAAAAAGCGcaaaggggaaaagccagcttggtgatttgCGACCGCAAAAAAGTATCGGAAGCAGGAAGACAtctattgctcttctccaggcccttgtgcagggcgaactcaaatcaccagcagaatgggcggggccaCCCAGTCTAGCCAAGCATAAGTCGTTTAGAGCTTTGTGGACAAGTAGAAGTACCTTCAGTAGTGGACCAGGGCAGCTTCCTGGTGCGACACTGAAAGATATATCGCATCATTCAGATACATACGCAGTAGCAAAAACAGAGGTGTATCTCCTAACATTAAGTATGGGTATGTTCAATTTCAGTATGGCAGTGCAGCAATATTGACACAACTAGTCCAGTAAATACAGTCGATTGAACGGGCTGATGCTGCGACAGACATGAATACAACCAATCTAATGTTACGATTAAAGGAACATGAATTTACTTTACCAGACTACTGATGATCTGTGAAAGGAGGCCATGAATAATTTTGTTTCAGTAATGCATGAACAGAACCAAGAAGATCTATAAGAATATAGTGATCAACTGAGTCAAATGCTGCACTTAAATTCGGAGGAATCAATGAACCGAGACCATGTTCTTTAAAATTATACAGATTAATTGATACCGGACATCTTAGATGGTTGACTATTTTAGTGAGAGCAGTTTCGGTTATATGATTGGGTCTAAACAATAAAAATCTTTTTCCAGTATGTCTTTTTATATAGAAAGTTTCTAAATTGGTTGAAAACAACTTTTCTGACTAATCAGAAAAGTTCACTCACTTAACTTATCTTTCTCATAAAGGGCAGATTGGATATGGGTCTGTTATTACTCAGAGCTCCACTGTTTGGATTGGATTTCAAAGGACTCAGAAACGCCGGTTTGACTGCATCAGGGAATACACCAGTCACTAGAGACTTGTTCCTCATTTCTAAGACCGAGTTTCAAATACCATTAAAAACTTTTCCGTCAAATATTGTGAAGGTCATTTTGGCGACCTCTGGTGGCCACAGGGGTTCGGGACCTTGTGTGGGACCAAAATTAACCTGCTTGTACTCTTTTGTGTGCCGATTGTAGTAGCCTGTTCCGTTTCTCACAGAAGACAAGCGACAAAGGTGGTTGGGCTGTTTTAGTCACTTGTGATTTCGGTTGGTTATGCATTCTTGTCTACCTACACTAGttccatctttgtgtgtgtttgtatggagtgtgtgtgtattaggagAGTatggagaatgtgtgtgtgtgtgtgtgtgtatggagaatgtgtgtgtgtgtgtgtgtatggagaatgtgtgtgtgtgtgtgtatggagaatgtgtgtgtgtgtgagtgtgagtgtgtgtgtgtgagtgcgtgttcaTTAGGACAGTATGGAGTGTGTGAGTTGGCAtgaagagtgtttgtgtgtgtgtgtgtttgtatggagcgtatggcgtgtgtgtgtgttcagtatgaagagtgtttgtgtgtttgtaaggagggtatggcgtgtgtgtgtttgtacggaGAGTAtagagtgcgtgtgtggggcTGCGTGGAGGCCAGAGGCAGCCCAGTGTAGGATGGCGCATCGTGACTGCCGCAGACAACGAGGCAACACGCGGAGGTCGGAGATGACTAATACCCCGGCCCCTAGCGCTCGGCACAGAGTGGTATCCACATGCTGGGGCGGAAGACTGCAGCCGTATAACATGCATTATGAGCAGCGGGGAGAAAAGGCAATAAAACACGTGTATAAAAAGAGGGCCGTCGCAATTTAGCCCCACTTGAATGCGATATAAAAGCCATTAAAATGTACAAGCCGCTGCCGAAGCTGCAGGGGGAACGCAGTGTTGCTTATTGGTGGATGTTGTGGGTAGGAGGATGATTGGGTGCCGTGTTACTTCGTTGAACATTGAGGGGGTTTGTCCAGCTTTTTTTTACCACCATCTTTGCGTGTACGTGAACGAGCCCTTCCATTAGAATTTGATGGGTAAACATAAACAGCATACCCCTCCACCTGCGGTAAGCACACAAACGCGCAGCAGAGAGGAGACTCGCATCCCAGCTGTACGCTAGTGAATCCAAACACACCCGCACTCGTGTATAAAAGGAGTACTACAAACAAGGAAACAAGGGCTAGCAAGAAGAACACGAAAACGGCTGGCCAGCGCAGGACATCAAATATTAACAGCGTTGCTGAGGAAGAGTCAACGCAAGAAAAGAACCAATGTTGTCAGGAGTCTTGGCAGCAGAAGTTTGCGCGGCTGAAACTGCGAGGTCAACCGCCGTCCGGCTAACACTCTTCACAGCGAGTGGCAGTTGGTTGCTTCCCTCCCGGCTGCCTTAACACCTAGTTAAACTGATGCCCCAGGACATTCTGAATCTTCCTCCCGAGCCATGAACACCAGAGCTCAAAGGGTGGCATTTTACTACAGTTTCTGATGGTACCTTGACGTCTCGGTGGATGACATTGTTGTCATGGCAGTAGCGGAGTGCCTCGAGGATCTGCCTCATGTAGTGGCTGaagggagagaaaaataaataaatggaggCCACTGTAGATGAGATGGTCAGCGTAAAGAGCTGGTGAGGTGTGAACTTGCTACCACAAGCTAACCAGTGGTTACACTCGTGAAGGATTGAACCTTACCTGGCCACGGCTTCACTGTAGACAAAGCCAGCGTCTGCCCGTTTCACGATCTCAAAGCAGAGGTCTGCACCGTccatactgagagagagagagagagagagagagagagagagagagagagagagagagagagagagagagagagagagagagagagagagagagagagagagagagagagagagagagagagagagagagagagagagagagagagagagagagagagagagagagagacattcagACGGGGAATGAGAGAGATGTTGATTGCAAAGGGAATGGCAGGGGGAGAGGCGCAGCATGACCAGAGGAAGGATGAAAAGGTCActcctaaaaagaaaaaaaactcagAAGCTGT from the Gadus macrocephalus chromosome 20, ASM3116895v1 genome contains:
- the LOC132448778 gene encoding probable G-protein coupled receptor 82 isoform X1; the protein is MENTRPPNHISPSASPPPPLGLCPSSATLIALPCLYSILFLTGLPGNTVALWVFLRRISDRAPTQVYLSHLSASNLLVSLTAPFMAVYYVQAATRPAASLLCQLVLHGATPMLHINIQLSVGLLTWVALSRLAALTRCTPGHFAQRWCPAFLDRLRRASFAQRVCVGAWVLVVGATTFVTLYYSLTETRSGRGPEPGRGGGANHSRVSGDKEEEEVALCFSPATELGGVLSKVGQVITITLFFACFLLVLLCYVLLLDHVRRARRNIQMASTKGLLRRVFRNIMVIKMVLIFCLLPYNVYKAIFISLVIDRGLYSYSASQKTQHCHPFSSLIEVNTSRVLLAIQSSYYRYRCTMVFILIHLFIYLADQESPSTFGHHAGILGSCDLFPVGQEFPETNPYSPGAKDSDLHAPGRESCSAAWAGRAGYRHSIRRQHAVSL
- the LOC132448778 gene encoding probable G-protein coupled receptor 82 isoform X2, yielding MENTRPPNHISPSASPPPPLGLCPSSATLIALPCLYSILFLTGLPGNTVALWVFLRRISDRAPTQVYLSHLSASNLLVSLTAPFMAVYYVQAATRPAASLLCQLVLHGATPMLHINIQLSVGLLTWVALSRLAALTRCTPGHFAQRWCPAFLDRLRRASFAQRVCVGAWVLVVGATTFVTLYYSLTETRSGRGPEPGRGGGANHSRVSGDKEEEEVALCFSPATELGGVLSKVGQVITITLFFACFLLVLLCYVLLLDHVRRARRNIQMASTKGLLRRVFRNIMVIKMVLIFCLLPYNVYKAIFISLVIDRGLYSYSASQKTQHCHPFSSLIEIKNLLLLLAIMRGSLDPVIYFLLDKSFRKQTLILLGLRTQTSTPQDGRAAQLPGLAELGTDTPSADNML